One part of the Lotus japonicus ecotype B-129 chromosome 2, LjGifu_v1.2 genome encodes these proteins:
- the LOC130740819 gene encoding patatin-like protein 1, protein MENLTSSSLDIPPSANGNLITVLSIDGGGIRGIIPGVILSYLESQLQELDGEDARLADYFEVIAGTSTGGLISAMLAAPHPTTKNRPLFAAKEIVPFYLEHGPSIFPQTRGIFAPLINLIKALTGSKYNGKYLHKIVKELLRDTTLSQTLTKVVIPTFDVTKFQPTIFSSNQIATDPTLDVPLSDICIATSAAPTYLPAHYFTKQDEQGKVIKEFNLIDGGVAANNPTLIAIREETKQLIGNPGGRNVNTGGLGFDRFLVLSIGTGSNKKEHKYNAKMMSKWGILSWLFHSGSTPIIDCFNESSNDLVDYFNQVVFSVLESQDSYLRIQVDLEKELASVDGATKENLDNLVKEGEKLLKNKVTGVNLDTGAGEPLLHKGSNEEELKRFAKLLSEERKQRK, encoded by the exons ATGGAAAACCTCACATCTTCTTCCCTGGACATTCCACCTTCAGCAAATGGGAATCTGATTACGGTTCTCAGCATTGATGGCGGAGGCATCCGTGGAATCATTCCCGGTGTTATTCTTTCCTACCTTGAGTCTCAGCTTCAG GAGTTAGACGGTGAGGATGCAAGGCTTGCAGATTATTTTGAAGTAATTGCTGGGACAAGTACTGGCGGTCTCATCTCTGCCATGTTAGCAGCTCCTCATCCAACAACCAAAAATCGCCCCTTATTTGCTGCCAAAGAAATCGTACCATTTTACCTTGAACACGGTCCAAGCATTTTCCCACAGACAAG GGGAATATTTGCGCCGCTCATAAACCTAATAAAAGCTTTGACAGGATCTAAGTATAATGGGAAGTATCTGCACAAGATTGTAAAAGAGTTATTAAGGGACACAACCTTGAGCCAAACCTTGACAAAAGTTGTTATTCCAACTTTTGATGTCACGAAGTTTCAACCTACAATCTTTTCCTCGAACCAG ATTGCAACTGATCCAACTCTAGATGTACCACTGTCAGACATTTGCATAGCAACTTCAGCTGCTCCAACTTATTTGCCAGCTCACTATTTTACAAAACAAGATGAACAAGGAAAAGTGATCAAAGAGTTCAACCTCATCGATGGTGGCGTGGCTGCTAATAATCCT ACTTTGATTGCAATTAGAGAAGAGACGAAGCAACTGATAGGGAACCCAGGTGGGAGAAATGTGAACACCGGGGGATTAGGCTTTGATCGTTTTCTTGTTCTGTCGATAGGGACAGGATCAAACAAGAAAGAGCACAAATACAATGCTAAGATGATGTCGAAATGGGGGATTTTGTCTTGGTTGTTTCACTCTGGATCAACTCCCATTATAGATTGTTTCAATGAATCAAGCAATGATTTGGTTGACTACTTCAACCAGGTTGTTTTTAGTGTGCTTGAGTCCCAAGACAGCTACCTCCGAATTCAA GTGGATTTAGAGAAAGAATTAGCTTCTGTGGATGGAGCTACTAAAGAGAATTTGGATAATCTGGTAAAAGAGGGAGAGAAGTTATTGAAGAACAAGGTTACAGGAGTGAATCTAGATACGGGTGCAGGTGAACCACTTCTACATAAAGGCAGCAATGAGGAAGAACTCAAAAG GTTTGCGAAATTACTCTCGGAGGAGAGAAAACAGAGAAAGTAA